One Coffea arabica cultivar ET-39 chromosome 5e, Coffea Arabica ET-39 HiFi, whole genome shotgun sequence DNA segment encodes these proteins:
- the LOC113743815 gene encoding uncharacterized protein, whose product MAPVLALPNGNDSYTNYPTYDLELAAIVFALKKWPHDFYGVTFEVYTDHKSLKYLFSEKELNLRQRRWVEFLEDYDCTIIYYPRKANVIADALSRKAQLASLMVGKWGLLENVCEWNPRLEPHKVIFENIEMKSTILDRIKEGQKKEPTVQKWVKRVKKGELSDFNLGPDGILRFRNRVFVAKDEELKREILEESHRSRYTVHPSSSKMYQNLKSLY is encoded by the exons ATGGCACCAGTGTTGGCTTTGCCAAATGGGAATGATAGCTATACG AATTATCCAACCTATGATTTAGAACTCGCAGCCATtgtgtttgctttgaaaaaaTGGCCGCATGATTTCtatggagtgacatttgaggtatatacagaccataagagtcttaaaTACTTATTCTCCGAGAAGGAGCTAAATCTGagacaacgtcggtgggtggagttcttagaagattaCGATTGTACCATTATTTACTATCCACGAAAGGCCAATGTTAtagcagatgctttaagtcgGAAGGCTCAATTAGCAAGTTTAATGGTAGGAAAGTGGGGCCTGTTAGAAAATGTTTGTGAATGGAACCCTCGTCTTGAGCCGcataaagttatttttgaaaatattgagATGAAGTCGACAATATTGGATAGAATTAAAGAGGGTCAAAAGAAAGAGCCAACAGTACAAAAGTGGGTGAAAAGAGTGAAGAAAGGAGAATTATCTGATTTTAACCTAGGTCCTGATGGGATTCTAAGGTTCCGAAATCGCGTTTTTGTAGCAAAGGATGAGGAACTGAAAAGGGAGATTTTGGAAGAATCTCACCGctctaggtatacggtgcaTCCAAGTAGTAGTAAGATGTACCAGAATCTCAAAAGTCTGTATTAG